One Salvia splendens isolate huo1 chromosome 12, SspV2, whole genome shotgun sequence genomic window carries:
- the LOC121759090 gene encoding peptidyl-prolyl cis-trans isomerase FKBP62-like isoform X1, which produces MVQFSKVNIKDFVEEDDDEEEPGEEVESAPPLNVGEEREIGSKGLRKRLVKSGVGWETPQFGDEVTIHYVGTLCEDWSIFASTRTKNEPVTFKLGHGNIVDGLDHGIITMKKGEIASFMLQPELAYGVSGTIGVPSNSVVQFEVELLSWIIVVDICKDGGIIKKILETGEQIGPPGDLDEVCVSYKAMLGDGTIVAETPEEGMEFNVEDGHFCPALTKALKTMKKGERVSLVVQPQYAFGQKGHKSNNELPVIPPDSVLSIFVKLLSLKPVVDVTGDLKVKKKVLKEGEGTVTANDGATVTIRYTAMLEDGTVFERKGFGDVQPLQFITDEEQVITGLDRAVSTMKKHELSLITISPEYGFGNTEVKMEFSLVQPSSTILYEVEMLDFIREKAPWEMSTSERIEAANRKKEEGNQLFKIGKYQRAAKKYEKAVDYVSQDVPYTDGDEKIIKPLMISCWSNGAACCLKLSNFREAIDLCSKILNEESCNVKALYRRAQAYMGVAELLPAELDIKKALEVDPQNREVKLMQKNLKQLQAEKNKQDAKLYRAMFSSKSEDACIAEKRLKISNDEEDTSMLDESTAGMMVETEKYSC; this is translated from the exons ATGGTGCAATTCTCGAAAGTGAACATTAAGGACTTCGTAGAAGAAGACGATGACGAAGAAGAGCCGGGTGAAGAGGTCGAATCGGCGCCGCCGCTGAATGTGGGCGAAGAGAGGGAAATCGGCTCGAAAGGGCTCAGGAAAAGGCTCGTGAAGAGTGGAGTAGGTTGGGAGACACCTCAATTCGGCGATGAAGTAACAA TTCACTATGTGGGGACTTTATGTGAGGATTGGAGCATTTTTGCATCAACAAGGACAAAGAATGAGCCTGTCACTTTCAAGCTAGGACATG GGAACATAGTTGATGGATTGGACCATGGAATTATTACAATGAAGAAAGGGGAAATTGCATCTTTCATGCTGCAGCCAGAACTAGCATATGGAGTATCAGGAACAATTGGTGTACCTTCTAATTCCGTTGTTCAATTTGAAGTAGAGCTTTTATCATGGATAATTGTAGTGGACATCTGCAAGGATGGtggaattataaaaaaaatcctgGAGACTGGGGAACAGATTGGGCCTCCTGGTGACTTAGATGAAGTTTGTG TTAGTTACAAGGCTATGCTGGGTGATGGTACCATTGTTGCAGAAACACCCGAAGAGGGCATGGAATTTAATGTTGAAGATG GCCACTTCTGTCCTGCATTGACCAAAGCTCTTAAGACTATGAAGAAGGGAGAAAGGGTCAGTTTGGTTGTTCAGCCACAGT ATGCCTTTGGGCAGAAGGGTCACAAATCAAACAATGAGCTTCCTGTCATCCCACCTGATTCTGTCCTGAGCATCTTTGTCAAGTTGCTTTCATTGAAGCCGGTGGTAGATGTTACGGGTGATTTGAAAGTCAAAAAGAAGGTCTTGAAGGAAGGTGAAGGCACAGTCACTGCTAATGACGGTGCTACTGTTACTA TTAGGTATACTGCTATGCTAGAGGATGGCACTGTGTTTGAGAGAAAGGGTTTTGGTGATGTGCAGCCATTGCAGTTCATCACGGATGAAG AACAAGTGATTACTGGACTTGACCGAGCAGTAAGCACAATGAAGAAACATGAACTTTCATTAATAACAATATCACCGGAGTATGGGTTCGGAAACACTGAAGTAAAGATGGAGTTTTCTTTGGTTCAACCATCATCAACCATACTGTATGAAGTTGAAATGCTGGATTTCATCAGG GAGAAAGCACCTTGGGAAATGAGTACTTCGGAGAGGATTGAGGCAGCCAACCGGAAGAAAGAAGAAGGCAATCAGCTCTTTAAAATTGGAAAATACCAACGAGCTGCAAAGAAATATGAAAAA GCGGTTGATTATGTCAGCCAAGACGTACCTTACACAGATGgtgatgaaaaaataattaagccCTTGATGATATCATGCTGGTCAAATGGTGCAGCTTGTTGTCTAAAACTGAGTAATTTCAGGGAAGCAATTGATCTATGCTCAAAG ATCCTGAATGAAGAATCTTGCAATGTGAAAGCCCTGTACAGGAGAGCTCAGGCTTACATGGGCGTCGCAGAATTACTTCCAGCTGAACTAGACATCAAGAAGGCCTTAGAAGTAGATCCTCAGAATag GGAGGTGAAGTTGATGCAGAAGAATCTTAAGCAACTTCAAGCAGAGAAAAATAAGCAAGACGCGAAGCTTTACAGAGCAATGTTTTCATCAAAATCTGAAGATGCTTGCATTGCTGAAAAG AGATTGAAGATATCCAACGACGAAGAGGATACTAGCATGCTTGATGAAAGTACTGCAGGAATGATGGTGGAAACTGAAAAGTATAGCTGTTAA
- the LOC121759090 gene encoding peptidyl-prolyl cis-trans isomerase FKBP62-like isoform X2 produces the protein MKKGEIASFMLQPELAYGVSGTIGVPSNSVVQFEVELLSWIIVVDICKDGGIIKKILETGEQIGPPGDLDEVCVSYKAMLGDGTIVAETPEEGMEFNVEDGHFCPALTKALKTMKKGERVSLVVQPQYAFGQKGHKSNNELPVIPPDSVLSIFVKLLSLKPVVDVTGDLKVKKKVLKEGEGTVTANDGATVTIRYTAMLEDGTVFERKGFGDVQPLQFITDEEQVITGLDRAVSTMKKHELSLITISPEYGFGNTEVKMEFSLVQPSSTILYEVEMLDFIREKAPWEMSTSERIEAANRKKEEGNQLFKIGKYQRAAKKYEKAVDYVSQDVPYTDGDEKIIKPLMISCWSNGAACCLKLSNFREAIDLCSKILNEESCNVKALYRRAQAYMGVAELLPAELDIKKALEVDPQNREVKLMQKNLKQLQAEKNKQDAKLYRAMFSSKSEDACIAEKRLKISNDEEDTSMLDESTAGMMVETEKYSC, from the exons ATGAAGAAAGGGGAAATTGCATCTTTCATGCTGCAGCCAGAACTAGCATATGGAGTATCAGGAACAATTGGTGTACCTTCTAATTCCGTTGTTCAATTTGAAGTAGAGCTTTTATCATGGATAATTGTAGTGGACATCTGCAAGGATGGtggaattataaaaaaaatcctgGAGACTGGGGAACAGATTGGGCCTCCTGGTGACTTAGATGAAGTTTGTG TTAGTTACAAGGCTATGCTGGGTGATGGTACCATTGTTGCAGAAACACCCGAAGAGGGCATGGAATTTAATGTTGAAGATG GCCACTTCTGTCCTGCATTGACCAAAGCTCTTAAGACTATGAAGAAGGGAGAAAGGGTCAGTTTGGTTGTTCAGCCACAGT ATGCCTTTGGGCAGAAGGGTCACAAATCAAACAATGAGCTTCCTGTCATCCCACCTGATTCTGTCCTGAGCATCTTTGTCAAGTTGCTTTCATTGAAGCCGGTGGTAGATGTTACGGGTGATTTGAAAGTCAAAAAGAAGGTCTTGAAGGAAGGTGAAGGCACAGTCACTGCTAATGACGGTGCTACTGTTACTA TTAGGTATACTGCTATGCTAGAGGATGGCACTGTGTTTGAGAGAAAGGGTTTTGGTGATGTGCAGCCATTGCAGTTCATCACGGATGAAG AACAAGTGATTACTGGACTTGACCGAGCAGTAAGCACAATGAAGAAACATGAACTTTCATTAATAACAATATCACCGGAGTATGGGTTCGGAAACACTGAAGTAAAGATGGAGTTTTCTTTGGTTCAACCATCATCAACCATACTGTATGAAGTTGAAATGCTGGATTTCATCAGG GAGAAAGCACCTTGGGAAATGAGTACTTCGGAGAGGATTGAGGCAGCCAACCGGAAGAAAGAAGAAGGCAATCAGCTCTTTAAAATTGGAAAATACCAACGAGCTGCAAAGAAATATGAAAAA GCGGTTGATTATGTCAGCCAAGACGTACCTTACACAGATGgtgatgaaaaaataattaagccCTTGATGATATCATGCTGGTCAAATGGTGCAGCTTGTTGTCTAAAACTGAGTAATTTCAGGGAAGCAATTGATCTATGCTCAAAG ATCCTGAATGAAGAATCTTGCAATGTGAAAGCCCTGTACAGGAGAGCTCAGGCTTACATGGGCGTCGCAGAATTACTTCCAGCTGAACTAGACATCAAGAAGGCCTTAGAAGTAGATCCTCAGAATag GGAGGTGAAGTTGATGCAGAAGAATCTTAAGCAACTTCAAGCAGAGAAAAATAAGCAAGACGCGAAGCTTTACAGAGCAATGTTTTCATCAAAATCTGAAGATGCTTGCATTGCTGAAAAG AGATTGAAGATATCCAACGACGAAGAGGATACTAGCATGCTTGATGAAAGTACTGCAGGAATGATGGTGGAAACTGAAAAGTATAGCTGTTAA
- the LOC121759089 gene encoding calcium-transporting ATPase 3, endoplasmic reticulum-type-like, with translation MEDAYARSATEVLEFFSVDPTRGLTDFQVAEHGRSYGKNVLPQEKSTPFWRLVLKQFDDLLVKILIVAAIVSFLLALANGETGLSAFLEPSVILMILAANAAVGVITETNAEKALEELRAYQADVATVLRNGCFSILPAPDLVPGDIVEVSVGCKIPADMRMIEMLSDQLRVDQAILTGESCSVEKELDATNVTNAVYQDKTNILFSGTVVVSGRARAVVVGVGSNTAMGNIRDSMLNTEDEATPLKKKLDEFGTFLAKVIAGICILVWIVNIGHFRDPAHGGFLRGAIHYFKIAVALAVAAIPEGLPAVVTTCLALGTKRMARLNAIVRSLPSVETLGCTTVICSDKTGTLTTNMMSVSKVSVLHSANVVPVVAEYIVSGTTYAPEGTISDSRTDVQLGLPANFHCLLHTAMCSSLCNESVIQYNPDKRSYEKIGESTEVALRVLAEKIGLPGFDSMPSALNMLSKHERASYCNRYWENQFKKISVLEFTRDRKMMSVLCNRKQIQIMFSKGAPESILPRCTNIMCNDDGSTVHLTSEIRAEIESKFHSFAGNETLRCLALALKRMPLGQKALSFEDEKDLTFIGLVGMLDPPRAEVRDAILSCMTAGIRVIVVTGDNKTTAESLCRRIGAFDHLDDFSGLSYTASEFEKLPAMQKTMALQKMTIFTRVEPSHKRMLVESLQHQNEVVAMTGDGVNDAPALKKADIGIAMGSGTAVAKSASDMVLSDDNFATIVAAVAEGRAIYNNTKQFIRYMISSNIGEVVCIFVAALLGIPDTLVPVQLLWVNLVTDGLPATAIGFNKPDSDVMKAKPRKVNEAVVSGWLFFRYLVIGVYVGLATIAGFVWWFLYSDNGPKLSYTELVNFDTCSTRETSYSCTVFSDKHPSTVSMTVLVVVEMFNALNNLSENQSLLVIPPWSNLWLLGSILLTMLLHALILYVAPLSALFSVAPLSWSEWTVVLYLSVPVIIIDEILKFFSRSSRGIPFNLRLRRMDLLPKQEVHAK, from the exons ATGGAAGATGCCTACGCCAGATCAGCTACCGAG gttttggaatttttttctGTGGACCCAACCAGAGGCTTGACGGACTTCCAG GTTGCAGAGCATGGTAGATCATATGGGAAAAATG TGCTACCTCAGGAGAAAA GCACTCCTTTTTGGCGACTGGTGTTGAAACAGTTTGATGATTTACTTGTGAAGATACTAATTGTAGCTGCCATAGTCTCCTTCCTTTTGGCCTTGGCTAATGGAGAGACAGGGTTATCTGCTTTCTTAGAGCCTTCA GTAATTCTCATGATATTGGCGGCAAATGCGGCTGTAGGAGTAATCACGGAAACAAATGCTGAGAAGGCCCTTGAG GAACTACGTGCATACCAAGCTGATGTCGCAACTGTCCTACGAAATG GTTGTTTCTCTATCTTACCGGCGCCAGACCTCGTCCCAGGAGATATTGTAGAAGTCAGCG TTGGATGCAAGATTCCAGCAGATATGAGGATGATAGAAATGTTAAGTGATCAATTACGTGTCGATCAAGCAATTCTTACAG GTGAGAGCTGTTCTGTGGAAAAAGAACTGGATGCTACCAACGTGACTAATGCTGTATACCAAGACAAGACAAACATTCTATTCTCG GGAACAGTTGTAGTTTCTGGAAGGGCAAGAGCAGTTGTTGTTGGCGTTGGCTCTAATACTGCTATGGGAAATATACGTGATTCCATGTTGAACACTGAAGAT GAAGCAACACCACTGAAGAAGAAGTTGGATGAATTTGGCACTTTTTTGGCTAAG GTTATTGCAGGCATATGCATCTTGGTTTGGATAGTTAACATTGGTCATTTTCGTGATCCCGCCCATGGAGGCTTCTTACGAGGCGCGATACATTACTTTAAG ATTGCAGTTGCTCTTGCGGTTGCAGCCATCCCTGAAGGGCTGCCTGCTGTTGTTACAAC GTGTCTAGCTCTTGGAACGAAACGTATGGCTCGGTTAAATGCTATAGTAAGGTCATTGCCATCAGTGGAGACCTTAGGCTGTACAACAGTGATTTGCAGTGACAAGACTGGTACTCTGACTACTAATATGATGTCTGTCTCAAAG GTGTCTGTGCTTCATTCTGCAAATGTTGTTCCTGTTGTAGCTGAATACATTGTAAGTGGCACCACATATGCTCCAGAAGGTACTATCTCTGACAGCAGGACAGATGTGCAG CTTGGGCTTCCAGCAAATTTTCACTGTCTTCTACACACAGCAATGTGCTCTTCCCTTTGCAATGAATCTGTTATTCAATACAATCCAGATAAGAGAAGttatgagaagattggtgagtCAACTGAAGTAGCTCTTCGGGTACTGGCTGAAAAG ATTGGCCTTCCTGGTTTCGACTCTATGCCCTCAGCTCTCAACATGCTCTCCAAGCATGAGCGGGCATCATACTGTAATCGGTATTGGGAGAACCAATTCAAAAAG ATTTCAGTGTTGGAGTTCACTCGTGATCGAAAAATGATGAGTGTGCTTTGTAACCGGAAGCAGATACAGATTATGTTCTCAAAAGGTGCTCCAGAGAGTATTCTTCCTAGATGCACAAATATCATGTGCAACGATGATGGTTCAACTGTTCATCTAACATCGGAAATCAGGGCAGAGATAGAGTCGAAATTCCACAG TTTTGCAGGAAATGAAACTTTAAGATGCCTGGCTCTAGCCTTGAAAAGGATGCCTCTGGGGCAGAAAGCTCTGTCCTTTGAGGATGAAAAAGATCTAACATTTATTGGGTTG GTTGGCATGCTTGATCCACCAAGGGCGGAAGTACGAGATGCTATTCTTTCTTGCATGACCGCTGGTATACGTGTCATAGTTGTTACAGGAGATAACAAG ACTACAGCTGAATCATTGTGCCGAAGAATTGGTGCTTTTGATCATTTGGATGACTTTTCGGGGCTATCCTACACTGCTTCCGAGTTTGAGAAACTTCCAGCCATGCAGAAGACAATGGCGTTGCAGAAAATGACAATTTTCACCCG GGTTGAACCATCTCACAAGAGGATGCTCGTTGAATCATTACAACATCAAAATGAAGTG GTCGCAATGACTGGAGATGGAGTCAACGATGCACCTGCATTAAAGAAAGCAGACATTGGCATTGCCATGGGATCAGGCACTGCAGTAGCCAAG AGTGCTTCAGATATGGTTTTGTCAGATGACAATTTTGCTACAATTGTTGCT GCTGTTGCTGAAGGAAGGGCAATTTACAACAACACGAAGCAGTTCATCAGATACATGATATCATCCAATATTGGTGAAGTCGTTTGCATTTTTGTAGCTGCACTACTTGGCATCCCTGACACACTTGTGCCT GTCCAGTTGCTCTGGGTGAATTTGGTAACCGATGGCTTGCCTGCAACTGCTATTGGCTTTAATAAACCAGATTCTGATGTTATGAAGGCAAAACCTCGGAAG GTCAATGAAGCTGTTGTCTCCGGGTGGCTCTTCTTTCGTTATTTAGTTATTGGAG TTTATGTCGGGCTTGCTACCATTGCTGGATTTGTGTGGTGGTTCCTTTACTCTGATAATGGGCCTAAATTGAGCTATACAGAACTG GTGAATTTCGACACTTGTTCCACAAGGGAAACAAGCTATTCTTGCACTGTGTTTAGTGATAAGCATCCTTCAACGGTTTCAATGACTGTACTTGTTGTCGTTGAGATGTTCAATGCACTGAACAACCTCAGTGAAAACCAATCACTCTT AGTCATCCCCCCTTGGAGCAATTTATGGCTTCTCGGATCAATTCTACTGACAATGTTACTTCATGCACTGATCCTCTATGTGGCACCTTTATCAGCTCTCTTCTCA GTGGCGCCTTTGAGTTGGTCTGAGTGGACTGTGGTTTTATATCTTTCTGTTCCG GTAATAATAATTGATGAGATATTGAAGTTCTTCTCGAGAAGCTCAAGAG GCATCCCGTTCAACTTAAGATTGAGGAGAATGGATTTGCTACCAAAGCAGGAAGTGCATGCCAAGTGA
- the LOC121759643 gene encoding WD repeat-containing protein PCN-like — protein sequence MVKVHRISSVDWTPSPVLALATSADSSQVAAARADGSMEIWLVSPGSVGWHCQLTIHGDPDSRVSSLVWCQSGPRGGPLGRLLSSSIDGSISEWDLFGLRQKTVLDSIGFSIWQIAAEPCNHLNVRREAKYYQNGQTSPSITSEVDDVETSEDEDDDKSVALVHEQNDTESTRLAMACDDGCVRIYRVSDAEELVYNRTLPRVSGRTLSVTWSSDGSRIYSGSSDGFVRCWDAKLAQEIYRITVGHGCLGGDDDLCIWSLLALRCGTIASGDSSGSVKFWDGQFGTLLQAHSNHKGDVNALAAAPIHNRVFSAGSDGQIILYKLSTEAVDSSDKKIVPDVKKWIYVGYVRSHTHDVRALTLATPISHQDLPPDEKVKRSRGPSKPLDFSYHKWAHLGVPMLMSAGDDTKLFAYSVKEFTKFSPHDICPAPQRMPMQLVLKTLFNQTPLLLAQSANFLDIFCVRLQNGGATDISPSSSAGSARTDLVARIKCKASRKIICSTISSSGALIAYSDHVKPNLFTLKRTKSGSGWAVDKRKLSLRLPFAHFMVFSSDSSRLILAGQDRKIYVVDAESENLVHAFTPCRKDNVDGLPPNEPPITKMFTSNDGQWLAAVNCYGDVYIFNLETLRQHWFISRLDGASVTAGGFTPKNSNILIISTSSNQVYALDVEAKQLGEWSMHNTFSLPRRYQEFPGEVIGLSFPPSSASSSVIVYSPRAMCLIDFGMPVDRDDDTDLANGLGLTGKVHSNGKPKRKLQGLESKHGGKKNFEFCAFRDPVLFVEHLSKNSLVVIDKPWTQVVGTFDAQPVHRHIFGT from the exons ATGGTGAAAGTCCACCGAATCAGTTCGGTGGATTGGACTCCATCGCCGGTCCTAGCTCTAGCGACGAGCGCCGACAGCTCGCAGGTCGCCGCCGCCCGCGCCGACGGCTCCATGGAAATTTGGCTTGTCTCCCCTGGCTCCGTTGGCTGGCACTGTCAGCTT ACGATACACGGGGACCCTGATTCTAGAGTGTCTTCGCTGGTGTGGTGTCAGTCCGGGCCGAGGGGTGGACCGTTGGGGCGATTGCTGTCTTCCAGCATTGATGGGTCGATTTCGGAGTGGGATTTGTTCGGCTTGAGACAGAAG ACAGTTCTAGATTCTATTGGTTTCTCGATTTGGCAAATTGCTGCGGAGCCATGCAATCATTTGAATGTGAGACGGGAAGCAAAATATTATCAGAATGGTCAGACTAGCCCTTCAATTACCAGTGAAGTTGATGATGTGGAGACtagtgaagatgaagatgatgataaaAGTGTGGCGCTGGTTCATGAGCAAAATGATACTGAAAGTACCCGACTAGCAATGGCCTGCGATGATGGCTGTGTCCGGATCTATCGTGTTTCTGATGCAGAAGAACTTGTATATAATAGAACGCTGCCTAGGGTCAGTG GGCGCACACTTAGTGTAACCTGGAGTTCAGATGGAAGTAGGATTTATTCAGGGAGTAGTGATGG GTTCGTAAGGTGTTGGGATGCTAAGTTGGCTCAGGAGATATACAGAATAACTGTTGGTCATGGATGTCTGGGTGGTGATGATGATCTTTGCATATGGTCATTACTTGCATTAAG GTGTGGAACTATAGCCAGTGGGGATAGTTCTGGTAGCGTGAAGTTCTGGGATGGTCAGTTTGGAACACTTTTGCAGGCACATTCAAATCACAAGGGAGATGTAAATGCCTTAGCTGCAGCTCCCATCCATAACAGAGTATTTTCTGCTGGTTCTGATGGTCAG ATCATACTGTATAAACTTTCTACTGAGGCTGTTGATTCTAGTGATAAAAAAATTGTCCCAGATGTCAAGAAATGGATCTATGTTGGCTATGTGAGATCTCATACACATGATGTAAGGGCGTTGACCTTAGCTACACCTATTAGCCATCAAG ATCTTCCTCCTGATGAAAAGGTTAAGAGGTCACGAGGTCCAAGCAAGCCCCTTGATTTTAGTTACCATAAATGGGCTCATTTGGGTGTGCCCATGCTTATGTCAGCAGGCGACGACACAAAACTTTTTGCATATTCTGTAAAGGAATTTACTAAGTTTTCTCCTCATGACATATGCCCTGCACCACAGAGAATGCCAATGCAACTTGTTCTTAAAACACTTTTCAATCAGACTCCATTGCTTTTGGCTCAGTCTGCAAATTTCTTAGACATCTTTTGTGTGCGATTGCAAAATGGTGGTGCAACTGATATCAGTCCTAGCTCGTCTGCTGGGTCTGCACGCACTGATTTAGTGGCCAGAATTAAATGCAAGGCTTCTCGGAAGATCATCTGCAGTACAATCTCTTCATCAGGAGCGCTAATTGCCTACTCAGATCACGTAAAACctaatttatttactttgaAAAGAACCAAATCAGGTAGCGGTTGGGCTGTAGATAAAAGGAAGCTCTCTCTGAGATTGCCATTTGCCCATTTCATGGTTTTCAGCTCAGACTCTTCAAGACTAATATTAGCTGGGCAGGACAGaaaaatatat GTTGTAGATGCTGAAAGCGAGAATCTTGTCCATGCTTTCACTCCTTGCCGGAAGGACAATGTTGATGGTTTACCACCTAATGAGCCTCCCATTACAAAAATGTTTACAAGTAATGACGGACAGTGGTTAGCTGCTGTCAACTGCTATGGAGATGTCTATATCTTCAACCTTGAGACTCTAAG GCAACACTGGTTCATCTCAAGATTGGATGGAGCTTCAGTTACTGCTGGTGGTTTTACTCCTAAAAATAGCAACATTCTCATCATCTCCACCTCCTCAAATCAGGTTTATGCATTAGATGTGGAGGCTAAACAGTTAGGGGAGTGGTCCATGCATAACACATTTTCTCTGCCAAGGAGATATCAAGAATTTCCTGGAGAAGTTATTGGTCTTTCGTTCCCACCATCCTCAGCTTCATCTTCTGTTATTGTCTATAGTCCCAG GGCTATGTGCTTGATCGATTTTGGGATGCCCGTCGATAGGGACGATGACACCGACTTGGCAAATGGTCTGGGATTAACAGGAAAGGTGCACAGCAACGGTAAGCCTAAGAGGAAACTGCAGGGATTAGAATCTAAGCACGGTGGTAAAAAGAACTTCGAATTTTGTGCATTTAGAGACCCTGTTTTATTTGTTGAACATCTGTCGAAAAATTCTCTCGTGGTCATAGACAAGCCATGGACGCAGGTTGTTGGCACATTCGACGCCCAGCCTGTCCATAGACATATATTCGGGACATAA
- the LOC121757378 gene encoding protein SOB FIVE-LIKE 6-like — MNASTSDYSSGCESGWTTYFDQISNSTYNFYTNYHDKGGAGAYSDEDQSMVSDASSAPPHHSAYYAEAEEKKTKTKKKKKSKGADAKKEKQAMCLDDTASSSIFHFSQSNVPPSDFSAVHFEGESVTKKRLSFFKSSTKGKSGSSEK, encoded by the exons ATGAACGCATCCACCTCCGATTACTCCAGCGGCTGCGAATCCGGCTGGACCACCTACTTCGATCAAATCTCCAATTCCACATATAATTTCTACACCAATTACCACGACAAAGGCGGCGCCGGCGCTTACTCCGACGAAGATCAGTCGATGGTGTCGGACGCCTCGTCGGCGCCGCCGCACCACTCCGCCTATTACGCAGAGGCGGAGGAAAagaagacgaagacgaagaagaagaagaagagcaaAGGAGCAGACGCGAAGAAGGAGAAGCAGGCGATGTGCCTCGACGACACGGCTAGCTCTTCCATCTTCCATTTCTCGCAG AGCAATGTACCTCCTTCTGATTTTTCCGCCGTGCATTTTGAG GGCGAATCGGTAACGAAGAAGCGCCTGAGTTTCTTCAAATCTTCAACGAAAGGGAAATCAG GAAGCAGTGAGAAATAA